TTAACAAGTTTCCCCTTGCATCAATACGTGTCTCACTCAGCCGAGACAGTTACACTTCTGTCAGAGGGTATCAGACGGAGTTGGGGATTTTGTTACTTCACTGATGAGGTCCTCTATGAAAAGAATATCACTTTACTGCAGAGCAGCTTATTCCAATTTAGCTGACAacatagattaaaaaaacactgagtcaCAGAAGCTAGTGGAGTACGGCTGAGCGGTGGGACGttcactaaccctaaccctatataAATGATAGTGCTGCATATAAATACAAGTAATAATACACGCTGAACATTATGTGCAATTGTGCTTTATTATTTAACAAACTCAGAAttaatttcattattcatttaaatacattaaattatatCTATTGCATGGTTTGTAGATTTGGTTTGACAAGACCCAAAAATATTTAGGAAAAAATATTATAGGGAAACTCCTGCTTTGTATAAAAGTTGTATTTTGCTTTGTCAAATAACCACCTGGAAGTGCTGTCATTTCAGTTACACTGAATATTTATGAAGCACTCTGTGGGTGACATCTCCGTTGGATGTTCCCCCATTAGAGTACAATTTGAGTCTAAATAGCCAGGAAATTCAGTGCatcaaaaacagtaaaacagtgGCACTAAAGTTACTATCAGGTGTGAGTGCACCAGTGTTTCACTAagtttatttacagttaatCTTGAAACTAACTTGACTCAAAGAGATGACAAAATGAACATTATGTGACAATGCAGTTATACACCTGAAACTGCTCTTGCTAAAGTGCTTCTAAAAGGTTTCTTAATGGCTTTATGGGCGTCCTAAATGAAGTGCACCATGCTATCCTCACATTCTTTAGGCACAGTGAGCTTGTAGCTATGGCAAACCAACTTATAATTCTCGCCAGCATTGTTGTCCCAGTATTCCTCCCCACAGGCTTTGTACTGAATGGCAAACTCTaacactgctcctggctgcagGAACGGAGGAACAGGAAGGTGGAAACGAAATGTATCACAGCTGTGTTGGCCTCCTCCTTCCCACGCCTTGGTGATGGTGGACACCCACGAGGCCTTCGTTTCTGTGCAGCTCTTCCACTCTGTAAACGAAAAGCGAGCCGTGACATCTTTCTCAAAGTCCAAATTGACGACCTGGGTGATTCCGATGACACCCAGTTCAAAGCAGAACACCCTCTCCAGACACACTTTCTGCTCACAGAGACGATGCAGGAATCCCGGTTGGTCGCCAGGTTGCTCGGAGAAAACCGGCTTCATGTACGGCAAGGAAATCTCCAGGTGCCTTCCGTCTGCCAACTCTGCAGCCATCAGCAACCTAAAGGTGACATGATGCGGCACCGATGGATCCTCTCCAGATCTGAAAAGTCGGATGTCTTCCAGGTCGAGCCCCAAAGAGTCGACGAACCGTACGCCAACATTCCTGcattctttcttcctctctgtgctggATGGCAGGGAGTGGGAGCGTTTTCGGATGATGGGTTTTGGCGTGGGTTCACAGAAGAAGCTGCTGTGGAACTCTTGGTCCCTTAGCAGAGATGACACTCTGGGGCTTGGCGGGCGGATGGGAATTGGCTTCTTTGTTGCATTAGGTTTATCTGCTTGAAGCATTCCAGTCAAGTTGATAGTCATGCAGGGCCTTGAGACGCCATTGCAGCTGGAAATCTGTGGCTCAGATTTCGTCAAGGGAATCCTCTCATGTCCTATAAACCACCTTCGATCCATGATCTGTAAGTCCTGGTGTCCAGCTCACCTATGAAGAAAGTTACAAAAAGCTCCATTTACTATCACTAAGTCACATCCATCCTCAAAATGTCTTTCAATCAGAGGCATGTCGACCcagctgtaacttcagtgtccTCTTTTAACCTAACATGGCATGGTGGTGTGCTGCAAATCTGTAAGAACAAGCAAAACAGGGTTTGCAGGACGGGGGAGTGGGCGTGTACCCTGTGAGTACGTGCCTGCGCGCACACAgctcatctctctccctctctgcgcGGTTGCAACATGACTTCAAATGCACCTCATTAAAATTAGACACTGACATCACCTCACCATGTAAAGATGTGATGCGTGAAGCTGCAGGATGTAGCCTAGGTTGCCTCCATTTGAGGTTGCTTTTGTTATGGCTGCGCGTTTCGGTGCGTGATGGCGTCTGCGAGCGCGTCACCGGATATGTAAACACAGaactctgcaacacacacatgcaagacAATACAGCGCTGTCGATGGAGATCCGCTAATATCAAAGCAGGAAACTGCGCACGGAGCGGAATATTACTGATGCATCGTGGGAAACCGAGTGAAATAAGACACACTGTTCTAACTATACGCATCATCTGTCGTTTGTGTGGGTCTGGAGTTGCGCTCTCTCCTCGGTTGTATTCACTGTTCATCAGAAGCAAGTGGACTCACCGAGGAGCGTTTGCAGGTTTCCTCTGCAGGAGCGACTGGGGGCGCCTGAACTCCGACTCCCATGATGCACCCGTGCAACGCTACCCTCACACGAGCTGCGAGCCAGTGAGCAGCAGGTAAACAAACCAATCTGACTGGGACAGCGAGCCAAGCCGAGCGTCTGCGCTGTTTGACCGTCTTGCATTTTTAATCGCGGCGAAGATGACAGTCGAGAAAGACACGCATCTGCTGTGAACAGTTTATTGTGAATACAAAACAATCGCTGCGCTGTTACACACGCGGCTCgaggataaaaaaaacccaggaCGAGATCAACCTGCAGCGGAGAAGCGACCGTCGACATCTGCGCATGATGCACTGCACCACTTTTGAGAAAACCGGTATTTTTAGCCTCATTCTCCGGATAGAGTATCTGATCCGAGATGTCGGTTGGGTTCTTTAGCCACCGTGTCGTTTGAAATTGCGCTGGACTCCCCAAACAACAACATCCCCACCTGGCGACCTAACAACATGGGGCCCATCATGCAGGAACACACAGCATCCACGACACTCAAACGCATCGTCGCCAAAGAGAAGATTCGggggaaaaacactgaaaatagcGGACCAGTAACCAGGTATTCCTAATTTTATGCATGCAGTTAATGGTAAATTatatttgtcatgttttgtcTCGGACTGACAGAgccctgtcatgttttccacAGTTCAAAGAAAGGTAACAAGATGAAGAAAGCAGTGAGCCAAATGAAAAATGGCCTCCCAGGACCAGGTCAGGATAAGGACACAGTGACCACAGTGCAGAAGGCGAGTGAATGCAAATTTAGTAAATCTAAAGAGGCATTCATATTAtatctttttgtcttttgataGGAGgagaaacaatgtcagaaatTATATAACAATTTatataatgattattttacaggGTGCACAGTCAAATGGTGGAAGGGTCAAATGTGGCTCTTCACGGAACACAAGCAAACTCTCCAGGTATGTGTGGGAAAGAGTGCACGTTCTGACTGAATGATTTGCTTCAGGTACACTAAACCCTTAAATCCCCAACAGGCATTTCTGACacttctctgcctctttgcaGCCCTGAAGACGGAGAATCGAGACCTCCACTCCGCAAACACTCATCtgtgcagaggaaggaggaaaaactAGAAAATCAGCGCATGCCACAGTGCGGCAATGAGCTACAACCGAATCGTGCTGGGATGGGGAAAAATCGGAGAGCCCTCTCCCTGCCCCTCTCCCCGATATCGGGGCTACGACACATGCCAATGCACCCCCTAACACACTCCCCAGCCCCCACCCCGGAGGCACTACAGAGGCACTACAACCAGAAGGATGAGGACACTGACAGTGCCAGTGATCTGTCAGACTCAGAGAGGCTGCCTGTGCTGCCCTCCCCCTGTACCCCCTGTACCCCTCCTCACCTCAACCTGCGAGCAGAGGTCATCGACAGTAATGACTTTCCGCCGGACATCCCAGGACCCCATGGGACTtttggtgatgaagatgagattgAAAAACCCAGCTACAGTTACCAAGAATTTCTGCCTCCTCCCTTCAACAGCTGGAGCCTGAGACAGCTGGCGGTGTTTCTTCATACAGAGGGCCGTGGTGCCCCCCGCCCCAAACCCGTAGGGAGCTTGGAGAAGTACCTGgagaggctgctgcagctggagtggCTCCAGATCCAGACGGTGCAAGCCGAGAGCAGTCGTCCACCTGGGACTCGTGCGAGGCCACAGAGCTTCCCCTCTGCCACCACAGCTCACCAACCCAGGCCTCACACAGCTCCCCCATCTCGACTCAACTCCCCTAAAGGGTTGCGGCAAAGCCAGCGAGCCTTCCCGTTTGCACCTGTTAACAACCCCCCATCACCTGCCTCAACTCAGCACCAGCTCTCCCGCTTTCCAGTTTGCCCTCACTGTCACATTCGCTACCCGATGTGCAACGGAAGCTGCTCTGCCTATGCCTACCAGCGGCACTCAAGGCTTAGCCCACTGCTTGAGCGCAGAGCTGGACCCGGGGCACCGGCGAAACGGAGCAGCAGCGAAACCCGAGCACCTTCCACCGACGGCAGGAGCCCAGGAGGACAaggtgggggtggaggaggagcccAGACCCCAGTTAGCCCCTCGGCCGGAAAGAGTCATCTCAGGCACATGCAGGCCGCAGGCAATGCCCGAAAACAACCCCAGGAATCTGGGACAAACCCAAATTGTAGAGGTCAGGTCAGGAAGAGCCGCGTCAGAGCCAACTCCGAGACAGATGTTAAAAAGGTGCCCGGTGACATAAAAGGAGCCAGTGCAGATAAACGCGTTTTAACCGCAAGTAAAAGAGAGGTCATCACCTCTaagagaggggagaaggagtGGCAGAAAGCAGAGGTGGGAGGTCAGGCCACTAAAACCTCCATGAAAAGAGCTGCTAAAGAGCCACCATTGCTCTCCAAAGCCCCGCTCAGTAATAAGCagaatgtaaaaacaaaaaatgtgcaCTTTGTTGCAAAGTAACCCGCGTAGATCTTCAGTGTAGTGCTTTTACTCACTAGTTACTTTGTACAGGAGCTTCAATCTATGCTTGCTTTCTGTGTAATCTGTGCAATACTAACATGTTGTAACTGTTGTACAGCAGTCTAAATCAATCAGTGGTGTGCAGCCTTTAAAAGGTCAAAACTATCCAGACACAGAGTAGCTAGAATAGagataaaatcacatttatgaCACTAGAACAGAAGT
The sequence above is drawn from the Hippoglossus hippoglossus isolate fHipHip1 chromosome 7, fHipHip1.pri, whole genome shotgun sequence genome and encodes:
- the ppp1r3da gene encoding protein phosphatase 1, regulatory subunit 3Da; this translates as MDRRWFIGHERIPLTKSEPQISSCNGVSRPCMTINLTGMLQADKPNATKKPIPIRPPSPRVSSLLRDQEFHSSFFCEPTPKPIIRKRSHSLPSSTERKKECRNVGVRFVDSLGLDLEDIRLFRSGEDPSVPHHVTFRLLMAAELADGRHLEISLPYMKPVFSEQPGDQPGFLHRLCEQKVCLERVFCFELGVIGITQVVNLDFEKDVTARFSFTEWKSCTETKASWVSTITKAWEGGGQHSCDTFRFHLPVPPFLQPGAVLEFAIQYKACGEEYWDNNAGENYKLVCHSYKLTVPKECEDSMVHFI
- the fam217b gene encoding uncharacterized protein fam217b is translated as MGPIMQEHTASTTLKRIVAKEKIRGKNTENSGPVTSSKKGNKMKKAVSQMKNGLPGPGQDKDTVTTVQKGAQSNGGRVKCGSSRNTSKLSSPEDGESRPPLRKHSSVQRKEEKLENQRMPQCGNELQPNRAGMGKNRRALSLPLSPISGLRHMPMHPLTHSPAPTPEALQRHYNQKDEDTDSASDLSDSERLPVLPSPCTPCTPPHLNLRAEVIDSNDFPPDIPGPHGTFGDEDEIEKPSYSYQEFLPPPFNSWSLRQLAVFLHTEGRGAPRPKPVGSLEKYLERLLQLEWLQIQTVQAESSRPPGTRARPQSFPSATTAHQPRPHTAPPSRLNSPKGLRQSQRAFPFAPVNNPPSPASTQHQLSRFPVCPHCHIRYPMCNGSCSAYAYQRHSRLSPLLERRAGPGAPAKRSSSETRAPSTDGRSPGGQGGGGGGAQTPVSPSAGKSHLRHMQAAGNARKQPQESGTNPNCRGQVRKSRVRANSETDVKKVPGDIKGASADKRVLTASKREVITSKRGEKEWQKAEVGGQATKTSMKRAAKEPPLLSKAPLSNKQNVKTKNVHFVAK